In Tsukamurella tyrosinosolvens, the genomic window AACCTCATCGTGCCGCGCGAGCGCCTCGCCGCGGACTTCGCCGCCCTCGTCGCCGCCGGGGCCCGACCGGCCGGCACCTGGGCGTACGAGGCCCGACGGGTCGCCGCAGCCCGCGCCCGGCAGGGCGTCGACACCGACGAGAAGACCATCCCGCACGAGGTCGACTGGATCGGCACCGCTGTGCACCTCGACAAGGGCTGCTACCGCGGGCAGGAGACCGTCGCGCGGGTGCACAACCTGGGCCGGCCCCCGCGCCGCCTCGTGCTGCTGCACCTCGACGGTTCCGCCGACGCCCGGCCCGCGACGGGCGACCCCGTGACGCTGGACGGGCGCACCGTCGGGCGGCTCGGCACCGTCGTCGAGCACGCGGACTACGGCCCCATCGCCCTGGCGCTGATCAAGCGGTCGATCCCCGACGACGCGAAGCTCGACGCGGGCGGGGCGGCCGCCGCGATCGACACCGACGTCACGCCCTCGGCCGACGCCGGGGAGCAGGCCGGACGGTCCGCTGTCGACCGGCTGCGCGGCCGGTGACGCCGACGAGGGTCGTCGCGGTCTGCGTCGTCGCCGAGGAGCGCCGCCTCGACCCGCGCAAGCCCGAGCAGCGCACCGCGATCGACAAGCGACCCGTCGACGGCCCCGTCGACGTGGGACCGCTGGGCCCGGCCACCGACCACGTCTGCGACACCCGGCACCACGGCGGCGAGGAGCAGGCCGTGTACGCCTACTCCGAGCACGAGGCGCGACACTGGGCCGAGGAGCTCGGCCGCGACCTCCCGCCCGGCTGGTTCGGCGAGAACCTGCGCCTCGACGGCGACACCACCGACCTCGTGGTCGGCACCCGGCTGCGGATCGGCGCCACGCTGGAGCTCGAGGTGACGATCCCCCGCACCCCGTGCCGCACCTTCGCGCTGTGGTCCGGCGAGGACGACTGGCTGGCGCGATTCATGGCCCGCGGCGATTCCGGGGCCTACTTCCGCGTTCTGACCCCCGGTCCCGTGGCCGCCGGCGACCCGGTCGTCGCCGTGCACGTCCCGGAGCACGGAGCGACCGTTCGCGACCTGTTCCGTGCGACACGGCCGGACCGGCTGCGCGCCCTCCTCATGGCCGGTGACCTGCCCCCGAAGGTCGAACGGGACGCCACGAAGGCCCTCAAACGCGCCGACTGACACCCAGGCGGCAGCACCATCGGCGCGAGCACGCTAAACTGGGCGCCAGGAAGAATTACTAAACGGAGAAAGGGGCCGCCACCCGCCGGGCAATCCGGTAGCTGGCCGCCCCTTCATTGCGCAAGGGGGTCCCCCATGGGCCGCGGCCGGGCAAAGGCGAAGCAGACCAAGGTTGCACGGGAGCTGAAGTACAGCACTCCGAGCACTGACCTGAAGAGGCTGCAGGACGAGCTGGCAACGGGTGAGAACGATGAGGCGGATGTCATCGCCTCGCACCCCGAGTGGAGCGACGTCGCGGGGGAGCCGTACCGCGAGGAGGAGTGGCGCCGCGCCTGACGCGTCGCGCCTTCCGCTCGTACCCCGCCTTGGGCACCGTGACCGCGGGTCACGGTGCCTACGGCGTTCCTAGAACTTCGGGTGCGAGCCGCTCAGTACTGCACCGGCAGTGTCACCGTCGGACTTCTTGATCGTCCCCAGGACCCAGCTGTCGATGTGGCGTGCGGTGAGCACGGCCAGCGCGCGGTCGACGTCCTCGGGCGCGACGATCGCGACCATGCCGACGCCCATGTTGAAGGTCTTCTCCATCTCGGCCTGCTCCACGCGGCCGCGCTGGGCGATGAGCGCGAACACGGCCGACGGGCTCCACGTGTTGCGGTCCAGCTCGGCGACGAGGCCGTCGGGGATCACGCGACCCAGGTTCGCGGCGAGCCCGCCTCCGGTGACGTGGCAGAAGGTGCGCACCTGCGTCTCCTGCGCCAGCCGCAGGCAGTCGAGCGCGTAGATCGCGGTGGGCTCGAGCATCTCCTCGCCCAGCGTGCGGCCGAACTCCTCGACGTAGCCGCCGAGGTCCATGTGGCCCCAGTCGAGCAGCACCTTGCGGGCCAGGCTGTAGCCGTTGCTGTGCAGGCCGGAGCTCTTCATGGCGATCACCACGTCGCCGGCGCGCACGTTGTCGGGGCCGAGCACCTCGTCGGCCTCGACGACGCCGACGCCGGTCGCGGACAGGTCGTACTCCCCCTCGGCCATGAGGCCGGGGTGCTCGGCGGTCTCGCCGCCCAGCAGGGCGCAACCCGCGCGGACACAGCCCTCGGCGATGCCGCCGACCAGCTCGGCGACGGTCTCGGGGACCACCTTGCCGACGGCGATGTAGTCCTGCAGGAACAGCGGCTCGGCGCCGGTCACGACGAGGTCGTCGACCACCATGGCGACGAGGTCGATGCCGACGGTGTCGTGCTTGCCCATGGCCTGGGCCACCGCGATCTTCGTGCCGACGCCGTCGGTCGACGCGGCGAGCACGGGCTCGCGGTACTTCTTGAGCGCGAACAGGCCGGCGAAACCGCCGAGGCCGCCGAGGACCTCGGGGCGGGTCGCGCGCTTGGCATGCGGTTTGAACAGCTCGACGGCCCGGTCACCGGCCTCGATGTCGACTCCAGCAGCGGCGTACGAGGCACCCTGCGGCGGGTGGGTGTTGGAATCCGTCACGGATCCATAGGCTACCGGACCGGGAGCCGTCGGGCGTCCGGCGGACTCGGGGACCTCGCCGGTGCCCGGCTACGGGCCCGGGCTCAGGGACGACGCAGCGCCGATGCGTTGTCGTTCTCGGCCTGCAGCGGGTCGCCCTGCGTGCCGGCCTTGAGCATGTTCTCCAGGACCGCCTTGCCCATGGACGTCGAGTCGGGCAGCGGGATGGGGTACACCCCGTCGAAGCAGGCGCGGCACATGGACTCGCCCGCGTGCTCGGTGGCCGCGGTCATCTCGTCGAGCGAGATGTAGCCCAGCGAGTCGGCGCCGATCGCGGCGCGGACCGACTCGACCATGGCCTCCATCGAGTCGGCGCCGCCGCCGTTGGCGATGAGCTCGGCCGGGGAGGCGAAGTCGATGCCGTAGAAGCACGGCCACTTCACCGGCGACGAGGCGATGCGCACGTGGATCTCGGCGGCGCCGGCCTCGCGGAGCATGCGGATGAGGGCGCGCTGCGTGTTGCCGCGGACGATCGAGTCGTCGACGACGACGAGCCGCTTGCCCCGGATCACCTCGCGCAGCGGGTTCAGCTTGAGCCGGATGCCCAGCTGGCGGATGGTCTGCGAGGGCTGGATGAAGGTACGGCCGACGTAGGCGTTCTTCATCAGGCCCTGGCCGTAGGGGATGCCCGACTCCTGGGCGTAGCCCACGGCGGCGGGGGTGCCCGACTCCGGCACCGGGATCACGAGGTCACCGTCGGCGGGGTGCTCACGGGCCAGGCGGCGGCCGATGTCGACGCGGGTCGAGTGCACCGACCGGCCGTGGATCACCGAGTCGGGGCGGGCCAGGTAGACGTACTCGAAGATGCAGGTCTTGGGGGTGGGCTCGGCGAACCGGGTGGAGCGCACGCCGTCCTCGTCGATCGCGAGCAGCTCGCCCGGCTCGATGTCGCGCACGAAGGAGGCGCCGACGATGTCGAACGCCGCGGTCTCGGAGGCGACGACCCAGCCGCGGTCGAGGCGGCCGAGCGACAGCGGACGCACGCCGTGCGGGTCGCGCGCGGCGTACAGCGTGTGCTCGTCCATGAACGTGAGGCAGAAGGCGCCCTTCACGGTGGGCAGCAGCTCCATCGCCGCCTGCTCCAGCGTCCGGTCGGCAGCGGCGTGCGCGAGCAGCGCCGTGAGGATGTCGGAGTCGGACGTGGCGGCGTTCCGCGGGCGGCCCCCGGCGACGCCCACCTCGACGGCGCGCTCGGCGAGCTCCGCCGTGTTCACCAGGTTGCCGTTGTGGCCCAGCGCCACGCCGTTGCCGGCGCTGGTGGTGCGGAAGATCGGCTGGCTGTTCTCCCACGTGGTGGAGCCGGTGGTCGAATAGCGGCAGTGGCCGATCGCCACGTGGCCGGGCATCGAGCTCAGCGTCTGCTCGTCGAAGACCTGGCTGACCAGGCCGAGATCCTTGAAGACCAGCACCTGCTGGCCGTCGCCGACGGCGATGCCGGCGGCCTCCTGGCCGCGGTGCTGCAGGGCGTAGAGGCCGTAGTAGGAGAGCTTCGCGACGTCCTCCCCGGTGGCCCAGACGCCGAAGACGCCGCACTCCTCCCGGGGCTCCTGCTCCTCACCGTCGTCGAGCGGGGCGCTGGTGTTGACGACGCTGAGCGGAAGCTGCTGCACGGCTGACTCCTGGGGCTGGGGGCGTGGCCTGATCCGATTGTAGGACCGATCCGCCAGCGGAAACGAATCGCCGAGTAGGTTTCTTCCCGGAGACGAGGGGGTTCGAGTGGCGAAGACGATCGATCCGGCGGAGATGCGGGCCGCCGTGCTCGCGGTCCGGGAGTGGATCGTCGACGACGACGCGTCCGCTCCCCCACGCGCCGCGATCGCCGCCGCGGTCCGGTCGACGGCCCGCACGCTGGCGCAGGACGCGCCGGGCGGGTCCGTCGAGGTGCGGGTGCCGCCCTTCGTCGCGGTGCAGTGCATCGAGGGGCTGCGGCACACCCGCGGGACGCCCCCGAACGTCGTCGAGTGTGCGCCGCGCGTCTGGCTGCGGCTCGCGACGGGCCTGGTCACCGTCGACGAGGCGACGGAGGCCGCCGATCTCGCGGCCAGCGGCTCCCGCGCGGGCGAGATCGCCCGCTACCTGCCGATCCTGCGGCTGTAGCGAACCCTGCAGCTGTAGCGGACTCAGCGGCCGCGGCGCCTCAGCGCGCCGTCGAGCCGCGCAGCATGAGGCGTCCGACGCCGGCGGGCTGCACGGGCGCGTCCTCGCCCCGCAGCAGCGCGACCAGCGTCGTCACCGCCCGCCGGGCCAGCTCCTCGGGCTGCAGATCGACGGCGGTGATGTCCGCCGCACGCGCCTCCTCGGCGTCGGAGCCCGCCGCGATCCGCACCGCGCCCGGCACCGCGTGGCCGAGCTCGCGCAGCCGCTCCGCCGCGCCGACGGCGGGCGCCGCGGCGAGGCAGTACAGCGCGTCGGGCACGCCGTCGACGCCGGGGACGCACCCCGGCGGGAACCACCGGTCGACCGCGTCCACACCGGCGGCCGCGCCGAGCGCGTCGGCGTGCACGACCACCGCGGCGGGTGCCCCCCGGTCGGCGCACCAGGCGCGGTACACCTCGATGGAGCGCAGCGACCACTCGTCCTGCTCGTCGGCGGCGAGGAACGCGATCGTCCGGCTCCCGGCGGCGGCGAGGTGCTCGAGCACGTCGCGTGTGATGCGCTCGGTCTCGATCCCCACGTGCCCCGGCGCATCGTCGGCCCAGGTCCCGTCCTCGCGCGGCGGCAGCCCGACGGTGACGCACGGCGTCCCGATCCGTTGGCACAGGTCGATCAGCGGGTCGCCGCGGACCGGCTCGGTGAGCAGGATCCCCTCGGCGGCGAGGGCGGCCGACGGAGCGTCGTCGCGCGCGGGGTCGCCGACGAGCATGAGGCAGTAGCCGGCGTCGAGCGCGGCCATCGCGGCGGCGCCGGCGAGGCGCAGGAAGTAGTCCACGCCGTGCAGCTGGCCGGGGTCGATCCGGTCCAGCGGGCGCACGACGAGCGCGAGCACGCTGAGCCGGTTGCGGCGCAGGCCCTGGGCCAGGACGTCGGGCCGGTAGCCGAGCTCGTGGGCCGCGGCGCGCACCCGCTCGCGCGTCTCGGCGGCGACGACCCCGTTGCCGCTGAAGGTGTGCGAGACGGTCGTGACCGAGACGCCCGCGCGACGCGCGACGTCGGCGATCCGGGGCCGGCTGCTCATGGCACCCACGCTAGACCCGCGGGGAATTCCCGCCACTCTCTTGTCCAAATCGATTTGGCTACCTAGCGTGATCCGCGCCACACGGCGCCGCTGACCGCGCGGCGCGACCGATTCCCCGCGGAGGCCCGATGACGCCGACCCACCCCGCCCCGGAGGGCGCTGCCGCCCGGCCGGACCCATCCGCGCCCGCGACGCCGACGGCCGACACGACCCGGCCCCGGGTCGAGGCCCACGGCATCGACGTCATCCCCGACGCCGAGCGGCACGGGCGCGCCCGCGACCTGTTCGCGTTGTGGTGCGCGCCCAGCATCAACTACCTGTCCTTCGTGGTCGGCGCGGCGCTCGTGCTCATGGGCCTCGAGCTCTGGCAGGCCGTGGCCGTCGCGGTCGTCGGCTGCCTGTTCTCGGTGGTCACGGGGATCGTGGCGATTCCGGGACCGGTGTCGGGAACGCCGAGCCAGGTGACCACCCGCGCGATGTACGGCGTGCGCGGCAACCGCGTCGCGATCGCGGTCAACGGCTGGTTCGTCTCGGTCTGCTACATCGCCATCAACTGGGCCGCGGCGGCGGCCGTCGGCTACACGCTGCTGCAGCACTTCGACGTTCCGATCAGCACGCCGGCGAAGTTCGCCGTCATCGCGGCGATCGCCACCGCGACGGTGACCGTCGCCGTCTTCGGGCAGGGGATGATCAGCCGCCTGTACCCGCTGCTGTCGCTCGTCCTCGGCGTCGTCTTCCTGGTCATGTCGGGGTTCGTGGCGTCCCGCGCCGACCTCGGATTCGCCCAGCCCGCGCCGCTGCACGGCTTCGACCTGTGGGTCGCGATCCTGGGCGGGCTCACCCTGGTGGCCGCCGCGCCGCTGTCCTACACGATCAGCTCCGACTTCGCCCGGTACCTGCCCGCCGACACCCGCCCCGCGTCGGTCGCGGCCGCGACCGCCCTCGGCGGCGCGATCCCCGGCGTCGTCCTCGTCGCGGCGGGCGCCCTGGCCGCGACTGCGGTCGACATGTCCGACCCGCAGGCCGGGCTGATCTCGCTGATGCCGTCGTGGTTCGTGCCGATCTTCCTCGTCGCGGTGATCGTGAGCACCGTGTGCAACAACGCGCTCACCTCGTACAGCGCCGGCCTGGCGCTGCAGTCGGTGGGCCTGCCGCTGAGCCGGGCGCGGGCGGTCGCCGTGACAGGCGTCCTCGGCGCGCTGCTCACCCTCTACGCGCTGTTCGTGTCCGACTTCCTCGGCGCCGTCAGCAGCGCGCTGTCGATGCTCGTCGTGCTCGTCGGCCCGATCATGGCGGTCTACGTCACCGACATCGTGCTGCGCCGCGGCCGCTACGACGGGGTGGCGCTCAGCGACGTCTCGCCCGCCTCCCGGTTCTGGTTCACGGGCGGCGTGAACCTGGCGGGCGCCGTCTCCGTCCTCGCCGCGGCGGGCTTGTCCCTGCTGTGCGCGCACACCGTCGAGTTCCGCGGTCCGATCGCCGTCGGCCTCGGCGGGATCGACCTGTCCCTCCCCGTCGGCGTCCTCGCCGCCGCCGGCCTGTACGCCCTGCTCACCCGGATCCTCTACGGATTCCCCACCCCTGCAACGGAGTAGACCATGACCACCACCCTGCACCGCGGCGGCCGGATCTTCACCGCCGACCCCGACCGCCCCTGGGCCGAGGCACTCGTCGAGACCGGGGGCGTCCTGACCTTCGTCGGGTCCGACGCCGACGCGCGCGAGCACTGCCGCGACGCGAGCGGGCTCCGCGTCGTCGAGCTCGACGGTGCCGTCGTCCTGCCCGGCTTCGTCGATGCGCACACCCACCTCGTCCACCTCGGTTCGTCCCTGGGGCACCTCGACCTCCTCGCCGCGCGCGACGCGGCCGACCTCCAGGCGCGCCTGCGCGCCTACGCCGCGGAGCACCCCGACGCGCCGCGCCTGCTCGGCGGGCAGTGGCTGTTCGAGCCGCTCGCCGGGCGCGCCCCCGACCGGCACCTGCTCGACGAGGCGGTCGCCGACCGCCCCGTCTACCTGCACTCGAACGACATGCACTCGATCTGGGTGAACACCGCGGCCCTCGCCGAACTCGGGATCGACGATTCCACCCCGGACCCCCTCGGCGGCACCATCGGCCGCGACGCGACCGGCGCGGCCACGGGCATGCTCTACGAGACCGCGGCGCTCGGCCTCGCCGAGGACTTCCTCGCGGGCCTGGTCACCGACGCCGACCGGGACCGCGCCCTCGACGCCGCGGTCGCCGCCTACCTGGAGGCGGGCGTGACGGGCGCCGTCGACATGGGGATGCGCGCGGACGATCTCGCCGCCCTGGAACGCGCCGCGGCCGACGGCCGGCTGGGGATCCGGGTCGCCGCGCACTGGCTCATCGCGCCGACCGGCGACCCCGTGGCCGATCTCGCGCAGGTCGACGAGGCCCGCGCCCTCGCCGAGCGACTGGCCGGCGGTCCGATCCGGATCGCGGGCGTGAAGATCATGGTCGACGGCGTCATCGACAGCTGCACCGCCGCGATGCGGGCGCCCTTCGCCGACGGCAGCCGCCCCGGCCCCATCTGGCCCCTCGCAGCGCTGGAGCCCGTGGTCCGGGCCGCCGATGCCGCGGGCCTGCAGGTGGCGATGCACGCCATCGGCGACGAGGCCTCCGACATCGCGCTCACCGCGCTCGAGCGGGCGATCGCGGCCAACGGCCCGCTCGACCGGCGGCACCGGCTCGAGCACCTGGAGACGGTGGCCGAGGAGAACGTCGCGCGGCTGGCGCGCCTCGGCGCCGTCGCGTCCATGCAGCCCGTCCACGCCGACCCGGCGATCCAGGCGACCTGGCGCGCCAACCTCGGCGATCATCGCGTGGAGCGGGGCTATCCGTGGCCCGAGTTCACTGCGGCGGGCGCCGTGCTGGCGTTCGGCTCCGATGCGCCGACGGCGCCGCACCCGCCGCTGCCGAACATGTTCGTGGCGTCCACTCGGCGGTCGGCGATCGACCCGTCGCTGCCCGCGAACCTCCCGGAGCTGGCGCTGCCGCTCGCCGCGGCGCTCGGGCACGGGACCCGCGACGCGGCGTACTCGTGCCGGTGGGAGGACGTCGCGGGCACGCTGCGGGCCGGCCTCGCCGCGGACTTCGTCGTGCTCGACGCCGATCCGTTCGCCGCCGGTCCGGACGCGCTGCTCACGGCGAACATCGCGCGGACCGTCGTGGGCGGCCGGACGGTGGCCGGGCGCTGAGCCCCGGCGGGGCGACTACTTCGCCGTCCGGACCTTGTTCGTGGCCGCGGTGAGCGCCTGCGTGAAGCCCGCGCGGTCGGCGCGGCCCGAGTCGCTCACCGTGGTCGAGACCAGGAGCACGGCGTAGCCGCGGACCTGCTCGCCG contains:
- the ygfZ gene encoding CAF17-like 4Fe-4S cluster assembly/insertion protein YgfZ, which produces MNPEGTPDTGVTWHFGDPFGEQRAAERGAAVIDRSHRRVITLTGPERLSWLHSITSQHLTHLPDRTATQNLNLDGSGRVLDHFHLIDVDGTTYLDTEPAALAPKDAPLSPDLATYLQRMVFRSDVQVQARDDLAVLTVIGPEAEAVAARVEGVRRTEPGEVNLIVPRERLAADFAALVAAGARPAGTWAYEARRVAAARARQGVDTDEKTIPHEVDWIGTAVHLDKGCYRGQETVARVHNLGRPPRRLVLLHLDGSADARPATGDPVTLDGRTVGRLGTVVEHADYGPIALALIKRSIPDDAKLDAGGAAAAIDTDVTPSADAGEQAGRSAVDRLRGR
- a CDS encoding MOSC domain-containing protein encodes the protein MTPTRVVAVCVVAEERRLDPRKPEQRTAIDKRPVDGPVDVGPLGPATDHVCDTRHHGGEEQAVYAYSEHEARHWAEELGRDLPPGWFGENLRLDGDTTDLVVGTRLRIGATLELEVTIPRTPCRTFALWSGEDDWLARFMARGDSGAYFRVLTPGPVAAGDPVVAVHVPEHGATVRDLFRATRPDRLRALLMAGDLPPKVERDATKALKRAD
- a CDS encoding DUF3073 domain-containing protein produces the protein MGRGRAKAKQTKVARELKYSTPSTDLKRLQDELATGENDEADVIASHPEWSDVAGEPYREEEWRRA
- the purM gene encoding phosphoribosylformylglycinamidine cyclo-ligase, coding for MTDSNTHPPQGASYAAAGVDIEAGDRAVELFKPHAKRATRPEVLGGLGGFAGLFALKKYREPVLAASTDGVGTKIAVAQAMGKHDTVGIDLVAMVVDDLVVTGAEPLFLQDYIAVGKVVPETVAELVGGIAEGCVRAGCALLGGETAEHPGLMAEGEYDLSATGVGVVEADEVLGPDNVRAGDVVIAMKSSGLHSNGYSLARKVLLDWGHMDLGGYVEEFGRTLGEEMLEPTAIYALDCLRLAQETQVRTFCHVTGGGLAANLGRVIPDGLVAELDRNTWSPSAVFALIAQRGRVEQAEMEKTFNMGVGMVAIVAPEDVDRALAVLTARHIDSWVLGTIKKSDGDTAGAVLSGSHPKF
- the purF gene encoding amidophosphoribosyltransferase, with product MQQLPLSVVNTSAPLDDGEEQEPREECGVFGVWATGEDVAKLSYYGLYALQHRGQEAAGIAVGDGQQVLVFKDLGLVSQVFDEQTLSSMPGHVAIGHCRYSTTGSTTWENSQPIFRTTSAGNGVALGHNGNLVNTAELAERAVEVGVAGGRPRNAATSDSDILTALLAHAAADRTLEQAAMELLPTVKGAFCLTFMDEHTLYAARDPHGVRPLSLGRLDRGWVVASETAAFDIVGASFVRDIEPGELLAIDEDGVRSTRFAEPTPKTCIFEYVYLARPDSVIHGRSVHSTRVDIGRRLAREHPADGDLVIPVPESGTPAAVGYAQESGIPYGQGLMKNAYVGRTFIQPSQTIRQLGIRLKLNPLREVIRGKRLVVVDDSIVRGNTQRALIRMLREAGAAEIHVRIASSPVKWPCFYGIDFASPAELIANGGGADSMEAMVESVRAAIGADSLGYISLDEMTAATEHAGESMCRACFDGVYPIPLPDSTSMGKAVLENMLKAGTQGDPLQAENDNASALRRP
- a CDS encoding sterol carrier family protein yields the protein MRAAVLAVREWIVDDDASAPPRAAIAAAVRSTARTLAQDAPGGSVEVRVPPFVAVQCIEGLRHTRGTPPNVVECAPRVWLRLATGLVTVDEATEAADLAASGSRAGEIARYLPILRL
- a CDS encoding LacI family DNA-binding transcriptional regulator, which translates into the protein MSSRPRIADVARRAGVSVTTVSHTFSGNGVVAAETRERVRAAAHELGYRPDVLAQGLRRNRLSVLALVVRPLDRIDPGQLHGVDYFLRLAGAAAMAALDAGYCLMLVGDPARDDAPSAALAAEGILLTEPVRGDPLIDLCQRIGTPCVTVGLPPREDGTWADDAPGHVGIETERITRDVLEHLAAAGSRTIAFLAADEQDEWSLRSIEVYRAWCADRGAPAAVVVHADALGAAAGVDAVDRWFPPGCVPGVDGVPDALYCLAAAPAVGAAERLRELGHAVPGAVRIAAGSDAEEARAADITAVDLQPEELARRAVTTLVALLRGEDAPVQPAGVGRLMLRGSTAR
- a CDS encoding purine-cytosine permease family protein, producing the protein MTPTHPAPEGAAARPDPSAPATPTADTTRPRVEAHGIDVIPDAERHGRARDLFALWCAPSINYLSFVVGAALVLMGLELWQAVAVAVVGCLFSVVTGIVAIPGPVSGTPSQVTTRAMYGVRGNRVAIAVNGWFVSVCYIAINWAAAAAVGYTLLQHFDVPISTPAKFAVIAAIATATVTVAVFGQGMISRLYPLLSLVLGVVFLVMSGFVASRADLGFAQPAPLHGFDLWVAILGGLTLVAAAPLSYTISSDFARYLPADTRPASVAAATALGGAIPGVVLVAAGALAATAVDMSDPQAGLISLMPSWFVPIFLVAVIVSTVCNNALTSYSAGLALQSVGLPLSRARAVAVTGVLGALLTLYALFVSDFLGAVSSALSMLVVLVGPIMAVYVTDIVLRRGRYDGVALSDVSPASRFWFTGGVNLAGAVSVLAAAGLSLLCAHTVEFRGPIAVGLGGIDLSLPVGVLAAAGLYALLTRILYGFPTPATE
- a CDS encoding amidohydrolase, with translation MTTTLHRGGRIFTADPDRPWAEALVETGGVLTFVGSDADAREHCRDASGLRVVELDGAVVLPGFVDAHTHLVHLGSSLGHLDLLAARDAADLQARLRAYAAEHPDAPRLLGGQWLFEPLAGRAPDRHLLDEAVADRPVYLHSNDMHSIWVNTAALAELGIDDSTPDPLGGTIGRDATGAATGMLYETAALGLAEDFLAGLVTDADRDRALDAAVAAYLEAGVTGAVDMGMRADDLAALERAAADGRLGIRVAAHWLIAPTGDPVADLAQVDEARALAERLAGGPIRIAGVKIMVDGVIDSCTAAMRAPFADGSRPGPIWPLAALEPVVRAADAAGLQVAMHAIGDEASDIALTALERAIAANGPLDRRHRLEHLETVAEENVARLARLGAVASMQPVHADPAIQATWRANLGDHRVERGYPWPEFTAAGAVLAFGSDAPTAPHPPLPNMFVASTRRSAIDPSLPANLPELALPLAAALGHGTRDAAYSCRWEDVAGTLRAGLAADFVVLDADPFAAGPDALLTANIARTVVGGRTVAGR